The Arsenophonus apicola genome includes a window with the following:
- a CDS encoding S-type pyocin domain-containing protein produces MKITHTPISYPSYLNEDKNKTEKDENNPANTPSSYEVAPEKSDEESRGNTGFQPDYLLHQQRQKERILSTVDNQKKRVKRGADDVIVVRASPVTPLNPLSGFSSLENLYPTFGNPAFDYAIKQEAFMKGKLNEEENHARTLLKKSNSLAIIGNSAQIAPVLSSAGAGSLVLTNPSGVSLLNQFTNAINTLNASASRLLSSAAANLAPLSAAADTAAMAVSRGFVVASILYPPKAGEGSDLAQGKTLDQFLSLSIPAKTIGLNDKQQLHQATTTGEIALPVRGRLVMSNDKVEVMAVRPQNATPVKVISAVKDAASGLYVHSLPKTNAQSASIQVVTAPSITSSLEGQPPLVSSLPRTPVSVRSPFSDATQISASGAIPFQDAILVYPEAANMEPVYVMYGARSQNTIEQAQKGLAIANQSLATLNRQYQTELAALNKLKATPEGRTLSNPAKYPLTYQQSSQQLSKTQRIIAIKDKSLVDILLGKGISAYSTEVMKRENSKASFNNVPGIVITKDAYENLGRRLLDTNKKISQQTTRLQTFTTSRQQAQARITAAEAKLKNELNQLLTANQGIKSPNNPYYPPPATQLLTDYLGLQASPAKTPLDDGVSQKPRWTNTTGDTIYEWNSLNGSLETYKPGHWETEIGKGGKEARVWVVESVINPATGLYGITLPDEQGNQGRTILISPINAPGTQGLGPLLHPEKQQVVILNTGNNQPVKTPIVRVYPNLIPPDVETPVTVPPLENGYQPLYVMFNNPRYLPGVVTGNGKAITGIWLDKAGDELGAPIPSQIADKLRGKEFASFDQFRKTFWQEVAKDPELSGQFIKGNRDRMQVGKAPKSRKKDTVGERSSFELHHIKYIKDNGAVYDIDNLRVITPKQHINIHRGK; encoded by the coding sequence ATGAAAATAACCCACACGCCGATTAGTTATCCATCCTATTTAAATGAAGACAAAAACAAAACAGAAAAGGATGAGAATAATCCTGCTAACACCCCCTCATCTTATGAAGTAGCCCCAGAAAAATCCGATGAAGAAAGCAGAGGGAATACCGGGTTTCAGCCTGATTATTTATTGCATCAGCAGCGGCAAAAAGAAAGAATACTCAGTACAGTCGATAATCAGAAAAAAAGAGTAAAACGGGGGGCGGATGACGTTATCGTGGTAAGGGCATCGCCGGTAACCCCCTTAAATCCGTTAAGCGGTTTTTCCAGTCTGGAAAATTTATATCCAACATTTGGTAATCCCGCGTTTGATTATGCTATAAAACAAGAAGCTTTCATGAAGGGGAAGTTAAATGAAGAAGAAAATCATGCCCGCACTTTACTTAAAAAGTCTAATTCATTAGCCATCATCGGTAACTCAGCTCAAATAGCACCGGTTTTGTCTTCTGCTGGTGCCGGCAGTTTGGTATTGACCAACCCTTCAGGCGTTTCGTTACTCAACCAATTTACTAATGCGATAAATACGCTTAACGCATCGGCTTCTCGTCTGTTATCAAGTGCAGCAGCTAACCTTGCGCCATTAAGTGCGGCAGCGGACACTGCCGCGATGGCGGTATCAAGAGGGTTTGTGGTAGCCTCTATTCTTTATCCACCTAAAGCGGGAGAAGGCAGTGATTTAGCACAAGGCAAAACCCTTGACCAGTTCCTCTCTCTTTCTATCCCTGCAAAAACAATTGGCCTTAACGATAAACAACAACTTCACCAGGCCACCACCACCGGTGAAATCGCCTTACCGGTAAGGGGTCGTCTTGTGATGTCCAATGATAAGGTTGAGGTGATGGCAGTGAGACCGCAGAATGCTACCCCGGTTAAAGTCATCTCAGCGGTAAAAGATGCTGCCAGCGGATTATATGTTCATTCTCTGCCAAAGACGAATGCCCAATCCGCAAGCATTCAGGTTGTGACCGCGCCCTCTATAACATCTTCACTGGAGGGGCAGCCACCTTTAGTATCTTCCTTACCTCGGACGCCCGTTTCTGTTCGCTCACCGTTTTCAGACGCCACCCAAATTTCTGCATCAGGCGCCATCCCTTTTCAGGATGCTATTTTAGTTTATCCAGAAGCAGCAAACATGGAGCCGGTGTATGTTATGTATGGCGCGCGCAGTCAAAACACTATCGAGCAGGCGCAAAAAGGATTAGCAATTGCCAATCAGTCGCTCGCGACCCTTAACAGACAATATCAAACTGAACTTGCGGCGCTAAACAAACTTAAAGCAACACCAGAAGGTAGGACGTTATCTAATCCCGCAAAATACCCATTAACCTATCAACAATCATCCCAACAGCTTTCAAAGACACAGCGAATAATTGCCATTAAAGATAAATCTCTCGTTGATATTTTGCTTGGAAAAGGAATAAGCGCCTACTCCACTGAGGTAATGAAAAGAGAAAACAGTAAAGCTTCATTTAACAACGTGCCGGGGATTGTTATTACCAAAGATGCTTATGAAAATCTCGGACGACGTTTATTGGATACTAATAAAAAAATAAGCCAACAGACAACAAGACTGCAAACGTTCACAACCTCCAGACAGCAGGCGCAAGCACGTATAACGGCTGCTGAAGCTAAACTTAAAAATGAGTTAAACCAACTTTTAACCGCGAATCAAGGCATAAAGTCCCCCAATAACCCGTATTATCCGCCGCCGGCCACACAATTACTGACCGATTATTTAGGTTTACAGGCAAGCCCTGCTAAAACCCCACTTGATGATGGCGTGAGTCAAAAACCCCGCTGGACAAATACCACAGGGGATACGATTTATGAGTGGAACTCCCTTAACGGCAGCCTGGAAACCTATAAGCCGGGTCATTGGGAAACAGAAATAGGCAAGGGTGGCAAGGAGGCGCGGGTCTGGGTAGTAGAAAGCGTTATTAACCCCGCCACCGGACTGTATGGTATTACCTTACCTGATGAACAGGGCAACCAGGGAAGAACAATATTAATCAGCCCCATTAACGCCCCAGGTACTCAAGGACTGGGACCATTACTGCACCCTGAAAAACAACAGGTGGTAATACTTAACACCGGTAACAACCAACCTGTCAAAACCCCCATTGTCAGGGTTTATCCTAATCTCATTCCGCCTGATGTCGAAACACCGGTCACCGTGCCTCCCCTTGAAAACGGTTATCAACCCCTTTATGTGATGTTTAATAACCCTCGCTACCTGCCTGGAGTGGTGACAGGTAACGGAAAGGCAATAACTGGAATTTGGTTAGATAAAGCAGGAGACGAACTTGGCGCGCCAATACCTAGCCAGATAGCTGATAAATTAAGAGGTAAAGAATTTGCCAGTTTCGATCAGTTCCGTAAGACTTTTTGGCAAGAGGTAGCTAAAGATCCGGAGTTGAGTGGGCAGTTTATAAAAGGTAACCGAGATAGAATGCAAGTAGGTAAGGCTCCAAAATCAAGAAAAAAAGATACTGTTGGGGAAAGAAGTTCTTTTGAACTTCATCATATAAAATATATAAAAGATAATGGGGCTGTTTACGATATAGATAATCTTAGAGTGATAACACCTAAACAACATATCAATATTCATAGAGGAAAATAA
- a CDS encoding acyltransferase family protein, translating to MRNVSIDLLKIISIYFVILSHVCLCFFEKMPNDYILNLFRQSGQLGVSLFYMCSGYFLLNKKNSNMVNYFLIKSKKISFVLLVWLTIYYFYDKYFVCKYIKNCDIFFYYFFNVSNHKSEATHLWFLYSIIPIYIVSSFYCHFFNIIYKHNILKLLIIMLIISNLTFVNELTLYEYNFLIIPNNFLSFFQNEGIINFLLGGYIGIKEKIIIKKFYY from the coding sequence ATGAGAAATGTTTCAATTGATCTTTTAAAGATAATATCAATATATTTTGTTATCTTATCTCATGTCTGTTTATGTTTTTTTGAAAAAATGCCTAATGATTATATATTAAACTTATTTAGACAATCGGGTCAGCTTGGCGTTTCACTATTTTACATGTGTAGTGGATATTTTTTGCTCAATAAAAAAAATTCCAACATGGTAAATTATTTTTTAATTAAGTCAAAAAAAATTTCATTTGTTTTATTAGTTTGGTTAACTATATATTATTTTTATGATAAATATTTTGTGTGTAAATATATAAAAAATTGTGATATTTTTTTTTATTATTTCTTTAATGTTAGTAACCATAAATCGGAGGCAACTCATCTATGGTTTCTTTACTCAATTATCCCTATTTATATTGTATCTTCCTTTTATTGTCATTTTTTTAATATTATATATAAACATAACATATTAAAATTATTGATAATTATGTTGATAATTTCAAATTTAACATTTGTTAATGAATTAACGCTTTACGAGTATAATTTTTTAATTATTCCTAATAATTTTTTATCATTTTTTCAAAATGAAGGTATTATCAACTTTTTACTAGGTGGATATATTGGAATAAAAGAAAAAATTATAATAAAAAAATTTTATTATTAA
- the efeB gene encoding iron uptake transporter deferrochelatase/peroxidase subunit: MQIKHNYKYTSFNFSRRNALKTLAFGSVAFASPTLALKQSKENCHSSYDKAIPFKGFHQSGVLTPEQKNSSFIAFKVTASTLEELQSLFKILTQRINYLTQVQKLTTNQNDKIPPIDSGILGSYLKPDSLTVTISLGNSLFDSHFGLKKIKPNFLTDMTSFPNDRLKSEWCGGDVLLQICANSQESVIYALRDILRHTSAYLFPLWKIDGFLPSRNIDQHLTPINLFGFKDGTGNAPNDDDELMDKMVWVTEGDSEPLWCKGGSYQAVRLIRFNLEFWDRTPLEDQENHFGRHKETGAPIGKKQEMESPGFEKDPHGDRILFDSHMRRAEPRNPERYTAKLRRRSYSYSLGINGNGLLDMGLIFVSYQKNLKTGFINTQKRLNGEPLERYIKPFGGGYYFVLPGIQHDQNFFAQSMFEALKFYP; encoded by the coding sequence ATGCAGATTAAGCATAATTATAAATATACTTCATTTAATTTTTCAAGGCGAAATGCGCTAAAAACCTTAGCATTTGGGAGCGTTGCTTTTGCTTCACCAACATTGGCTTTAAAACAAAGTAAAGAAAACTGTCATTCGTCTTATGATAAAGCTATCCCATTTAAAGGGTTTCATCAGTCTGGGGTTTTAACACCTGAACAAAAAAATTCATCCTTCATTGCTTTTAAAGTTACTGCAAGCACACTGGAAGAGTTACAAAGTCTATTTAAAATACTAACTCAGCGGATTAATTATTTAACACAAGTACAAAAATTAACTACAAATCAGAATGATAAGATCCCACCGATTGATTCTGGCATCCTGGGATCTTATTTAAAACCTGACTCATTGACGGTCACGATTTCCCTTGGTAACAGCCTATTTGATTCTCATTTTGGTCTAAAAAAAATCAAGCCAAATTTTCTTACAGATATGACTAGTTTCCCAAATGATCGACTGAAATCAGAGTGGTGTGGGGGTGATGTGTTACTACAAATTTGTGCAAATAGCCAAGAAAGCGTAATTTATGCACTCCGGGATATTTTACGACACACTTCAGCATACCTGTTCCCATTGTGGAAAATTGATGGTTTCCTACCTTCGCGTAATATTGATCAACATTTAACCCCTATTAATTTATTTGGTTTCAAAGATGGCACAGGTAATGCACCAAATGATGATGATGAATTAATGGATAAGATGGTTTGGGTGACAGAAGGGGATAGTGAACCACTTTGGTGTAAAGGCGGATCATACCAAGCAGTGCGTCTTATACGTTTTAATCTTGAATTTTGGGACAGAACACCGCTTGAAGATCAAGAAAACCATTTTGGCCGTCATAAAGAAACGGGGGCTCCAATTGGTAAAAAGCAGGAAATGGAGTCACCCGGATTTGAAAAAGACCCACATGGTGATCGGATTTTATTTGACTCTCACATGCGTCGTGCAGAACCTAGAAATCCTGAACGCTATACCGCAAAGTTAAGGCGTCGTAGCTATAGCTACTCATTGGGTATTAACGGAAATGGTTTACTAGATATGGGACTGATCTTTGTTTCTTATCAAAAAAACTTAAAAACAGGTTTTATTAATACTCAAAAACGTCTCAATGGTGAACCCCTTGAGAGATACATAAAACCATTTGGTGGTGGCTACTATTTTGTGTTACCAGGTATACAGCATGACCAAAATTTTTTTGCACAATCGATGTTTGAAGCATTAAAATTTTATCCATAA
- a CDS encoding bacteriocin immunity protein, whose product MKDSISDYTEAEFLEFIRDIYKENMAETDDKLDLLLSHFEKITEHPDGSDLIYYAKSDLESTPEAITRIIKEWRAQNGKPGFKPE is encoded by the coding sequence ATGAAAGATAGTATTAGTGATTACACTGAAGCTGAATTTTTGGAGTTCATAAGGGATATTTATAAAGAAAATATGGCAGAAACAGACGATAAATTAGATTTACTACTGAGTCATTTTGAAAAAATAACTGAACATCCTGATGGTTCGGATTTAATATATTATGCCAAATCGGACTTAGAAAGTACTCCTGAAGCTATTACAAGAATAATTAAAGAATGGCGGGCTCAAAACGGTAAACCAGGGTTCAAGCCTGAATAA
- a CDS encoding intradiol ring-cleavage dioxygenase — translation MKSRRILLKYIITAIGFSSISSYIKNSYAFLNKNYILGDNLFCKKTPEQIPGPYYRNLTLVRRHIIDSQEGIPLLIKFRVVDVLKNCEPVENLCVNIWHCNSEGHYSGWDFINPNLEVMSDDIGSVPRTDEKNFLRGSQLTDSSGFVRFTTIYPGFYAGRATHIHFTITECLEKKEEVLVSQLYFPEDMNIEVYKSKYYPSREINRINNMEDDYYKNMNGRKLVLNIKKLSNDINDGLFGEMTIYINSNEKSLTYN, via the coding sequence ATGAAATCAAGAAGAATACTTTTAAAATATATCATTACGGCGATTGGTTTTTCATCCATTTCATCTTATATAAAAAATTCTTATGCTTTCTTGAATAAAAACTATATTCTTGGTGATAATCTATTCTGTAAAAAAACACCTGAGCAAATCCCTGGACCGTATTATAGAAATTTAACGTTAGTCAGAAGGCATATAATAGACTCACAAGAAGGAATACCATTATTAATAAAATTCAGAGTTGTAGATGTTTTGAAAAACTGTGAACCGGTTGAAAATTTATGTGTAAATATATGGCATTGTAACTCAGAAGGACACTACTCAGGTTGGGATTTCATCAATCCAAATTTAGAAGTAATGAGCGATGATATTGGTAGTGTTCCAAGAACAGATGAAAAAAATTTTCTAAGAGGTTCTCAGTTAACAGATTCCTCTGGTTTTGTTAGGTTTACTACTATTTATCCAGGCTTCTACGCTGGAAGGGCTACACATATTCATTTTACTATCACTGAGTGTTTAGAAAAAAAAGAGGAGGTATTAGTAAGTCAATTATATTTTCCAGAAGATATGAATATAGAAGTCTATAAAAGCAAATATTATCCTAGCAGGGAGATTAACAGAATTAATAACATGGAAGATGATTATTACAAAAATATGAATGGGAGAAAATTGGTTTTAAATATTAAAAAATTATCAAATGATATCAATGATGGTCTATTTGGTGAGATGACGATTTATATAAATTCAAATGAAAAGAGTTTGACTTATAATTAA
- a CDS encoding prepilin peptidase: protein MSALGCPTITHTLFSLIFYAFLALFFYLDAASRCLPRCFTLAFGLIGISFRFLLYQETVLLALLSALSVFGMLWGLRTLTFRQDGHAKFGLGDIYLMAGLGVWLSLTIVLWVIIGAVFLAGFVLLVRRLRYPKRWQQDDDFRYLPFAPFLCSVVAFYALNSDVTLNYWFFL from the coding sequence ATGTCTGCACTCGGTTGTCCCACTATAACGCATACCCTGTTTTCGTTAATATTTTACGCGTTTTTGGCCTTATTTTTCTATCTGGATGCGGCGAGTCGTTGTCTACCTCGCTGTTTCACGCTGGCGTTTGGGTTAATCGGCATCAGCTTTCGTTTTCTGTTATACCAAGAGACTGTATTACTCGCCCTACTGTCGGCGTTAAGTGTTTTTGGTATGCTGTGGGGACTGCGAACCCTTACTTTTCGTCAAGATGGCCACGCAAAGTTTGGCTTGGGTGATATCTACCTGATGGCGGGATTGGGGGTGTGGCTTTCCTTGACTATTGTCCTTTGGGTCATTATAGGCGCCGTCTTTTTGGCAGGGTTTGTTTTACTGGTTAGAAGATTAAGGTATCCAAAACGGTGGCAGCAGGATGACGACTTTCGCTACCTTCCCTTTGCTCCGTTTTTGTGTTCAGTGGTCGCGTTTTATGCGCTAAATAGCGATGTTACTTTAAATTACTGGTTCTTCCTGTAA
- a CDS encoding EfeM/EfeO family lipoprotein, producing the protein MGSFVNQALMIICSFMSFYGIPTSASVKELRSPEQTGKDIIIAKGNIPTPKKYHLAIETYLDFVSTETNNMILELEFLEKKLKTGEVKKAEQAYIQAHQHYEAIRPIVILFGNTDRTINAREDYFLHGVKDYRFMGFHLVEYQLFDRKNIKAALEATDKLLIKSRDLKKRISADNIDIINLVQASVYFIEMILETKLAGKENIYSLSDLNDVAANLRGSKEVVSVLTPFIMKKTLRQILHNFEKSNNILSNYQLSKGRYKPYSQLSTKDKMTLYSILSQQAELLAVLRTQLDVNVYHKY; encoded by the coding sequence ATGGGTAGTTTTGTTAATCAAGCTCTAATGATTATTTGTAGTTTCATGTCGTTTTATGGAATTCCAACATCAGCATCTGTAAAAGAACTACGATCCCCAGAACAGACAGGTAAAGATATAATTATTGCTAAAGGAAATATTCCTACCCCTAAAAAATACCATTTAGCCATCGAAACATATTTGGATTTTGTTTCTACAGAAACTAATAACATGATTTTAGAATTGGAATTTTTAGAAAAAAAACTAAAAACAGGCGAAGTGAAGAAAGCAGAACAAGCATATATTCAAGCTCATCAACATTATGAAGCAATACGCCCAATTGTTATTTTATTTGGTAATACTGATCGTACGATTAATGCCAGGGAAGATTATTTTCTTCATGGTGTTAAGGACTATCGTTTTATGGGTTTTCATTTAGTTGAATATCAGCTCTTTGATCGTAAAAACATTAAAGCGGCTTTAGAAGCCACAGATAAATTATTAATAAAATCCCGAGATCTTAAAAAAAGGATCTCTGCAGACAATATTGACATTATTAATTTAGTGCAAGCATCCGTCTATTTTATTGAAATGATTCTTGAAACAAAATTAGCGGGTAAAGAAAATATTTATAGCCTCTCTGATCTAAATGATGTTGCCGCTAACTTACGTGGTTCTAAAGAAGTGGTTTCAGTGCTTACACCATTTATTATGAAAAAAACACTAAGACAAATTTTGCATAATTTTGAGAAAAGTAACAATATTCTCTCAAATTATCAACTTTCTAAGGGGAGGTATAAACCATACAGTCAATTAAGCACTAAAGACAAAATGACTCTTTACTCAATCCTCTCACAACAAGCCGAATTGCTTGCTGTATTGAGAACCCAATTAGATGTAAATGTATACCATAAATATTGA
- a CDS encoding FTR1 family iron permease translates to MGQVLFVVWRESFEALLVIGIIYTWVKRHPDADNGIKFLWIGVFLGIAVSILLALVLYGVFNVLSDTSQSLFMVLMEVFACILIIQMVYWMNNQGSSIKSEIESSIKNKIDRHNWWGVTLIITIAIAREGSEIVVFLSSFIMSLTSTTASGFFFEVAGGILIASLTLYAFLLTNRFMSWHIFFKVTGVILLFLSLSLLLKGVEEGVNLLIVFDYSIPEFLIYPAWNTSALLDESGIIGNFISSFFAYRSQPIWLSVITFIFYWIFVVTLFLWNRKYG, encoded by the coding sequence ATGGGGCAGGTTCTTTTTGTTGTTTGGCGTGAAAGCTTTGAAGCGCTATTAGTTATTGGTATCATTTATACTTGGGTTAAACGGCATCCTGACGCAGATAACGGAATTAAGTTTCTCTGGATCGGGGTTTTCCTCGGGATAGCTGTTTCAATATTATTAGCTTTAGTATTATATGGAGTGTTCAATGTTCTTAGTGATACAAGTCAATCGCTATTTATGGTCCTTATGGAGGTTTTTGCTTGTATTTTAATCATCCAAATGGTCTATTGGATGAACAATCAAGGCAGTTCAATTAAGTCTGAAATCGAATCAAGTATTAAAAATAAAATCGATCGTCATAATTGGTGGGGTGTCACATTAATTATCACAATTGCGATTGCTCGAGAAGGCAGTGAAATTGTAGTTTTCCTTTCTAGTTTTATTATGTCACTTACATCAACTACCGCGTCAGGATTCTTTTTTGAGGTAGCAGGCGGGATATTAATTGCAAGTTTAACTTTATATGCCTTCTTACTGACCAACCGTTTTATGTCTTGGCATATTTTCTTTAAAGTCACTGGTGTTATTTTGTTATTCCTTTCCCTATCACTACTACTGAAAGGGGTCGAAGAAGGTGTAAATTTATTAATTGTGTTTGATTACTCTATACCTGAATTTTTAATTTATCCAGCATGGAATACCAGTGCACTACTAGATGAATCAGGGATTATAGGCAATTTTATATCCTCATTTTTTGCCTACCGTTCACAACCTATTTGGCTGAGTGTAATCACTTTTATTTTTTATTGGATCTTTGTGGTTACGTTGTTTTTATGGAATAGAAAATATGGGTAG
- a CDS encoding cupredoxin domain-containing protein has product MKTLLSFFLLVFYVLPPTRVFAAEKFTVELEMKNGDLIPRMLKVPSRTIIRIKITNTGTEPSEFESVQLRKEKVLAPGASSVLVIAPLKPGTYTFFDDFHLSFPKGEITAIE; this is encoded by the coding sequence ATGAAAACACTATTAAGTTTTTTCTTATTGGTCTTTTATGTATTACCACCGACCCGCGTTTTTGCTGCTGAAAAATTTACTGTTGAATTAGAAATGAAAAATGGTGATCTAATTCCTCGCATGTTAAAAGTGCCGTCAAGAACAATTATTCGGATCAAAATAACCAATACAGGGACTGAACCCTCTGAATTTGAAAGTGTTCAATTGCGTAAAGAAAAAGTGTTAGCGCCAGGGGCAAGTTCAGTCTTGGTAATTGCACCCCTTAAACCTGGTACTTATACCTTTTTTGATGATTTTCACCTCTCTTTCCCAAAAGGTGAGATAACTGCTATAGAATAG
- a CDS encoding lytic transglycosylase domain-containing protein, translating into MTFWLAICLSRTAQAFCFNEAGALYQIDPKLLKVIAQQESSLSAKAVNHNRDKQGRVLSVDYGLMQVNSVHIPKLKKLGIITDYQDLLSKPCLNVKIGAWILAQHLQRCGVNWHCLGSYNAGFHPRSQHKRLRYAKLIYQRYVQ; encoded by the coding sequence ATGACCTTTTGGCTTGCAATATGTTTAAGCAGGACGGCACAGGCATTTTGTTTTAATGAAGCAGGCGCGTTATATCAAATTGACCCAAAACTGCTCAAGGTGATTGCCCAGCAGGAAAGCAGTCTGTCTGCGAAAGCTGTCAATCACAATCGCGACAAGCAGGGACGTGTATTGAGCGTGGATTACGGGCTAATGCAGGTGAATTCGGTGCATATCCCAAAGCTTAAAAAGCTGGGCATCATCACAGACTATCAGGATTTGCTCAGCAAACCTTGTCTTAACGTGAAAATTGGCGCGTGGATACTGGCACAACATCTTCAACGATGTGGGGTTAACTGGCACTGTCTTGGCTCATACAATGCCGGCTTTCACCCACGAAGCCAACACAAACGTCTACGCTATGCAAAATTGATTTACCAAAGGTACGTTCAGTGA
- a CDS encoding GNAT family N-acetyltransferase, which produces MTLPIWHEEPIGKKHNRGDFNCGNEVLNQFLYRHARQNHEKGGAKTYLAVNEHNEKILGYYCLSPASIAYEDVPEVIKRGLARHDVPVFRLGRLAVDFSVQGLGLGGQLLLAAGRRCLLVATQVGGVALVIDAKNERVAQWYASYGAIPLLDAKSTLMLPFKTLHAALSAAGKL; this is translated from the coding sequence AAAAAAACATAATCGGGGTGATTTCAACTGTGGAAATGAGGTGTTGAATCAGTTTCTATATCGTCACGCCAGGCAAAATCATGAAAAAGGTGGAGCAAAAACCTATCTTGCTGTTAACGAACACAATGAAAAAATATTGGGCTACTACTGCCTAAGTCCAGCTTCCATTGCTTATGAGGATGTCCCTGAGGTGATTAAACGCGGTCTGGCTCGACATGATGTGCCAGTCTTTCGACTTGGTCGTCTAGCTGTAGACTTTTCAGTTCAGGGGCTCGGGCTAGGCGGTCAGCTATTGCTGGCCGCTGGAAGAAGGTGCTTATTGGTTGCTACTCAGGTTGGTGGAGTTGCCTTAGTGATTGATGCCAAAAATGAACGTGTTGCACAGTGGTATGCCAGTTATGGAGCCATTCCATTATTGGATGCCAAGTCAACCTTAATGTTACCATTTAAAACGCTCCATGCAGCGCTGAGTGCCGCAGGGAAACTTTAA
- a CDS encoding iron transporter, with protein MKPVYYTVILGFLLFSIKIFSQEYPLGKPIIKEGMEIQGVYLQPITMDTPKVNHAMSHLSADKADIHLEADIHAVEENPNGFAEGDWIPYLSIEYTITKLGVKQQSQSGIFMPMVASDGPHYGENIKLYGPGKYRVTYRIYSPSYNKQVTFGRHIDKETGVAPWFKPFEVSWDFQYAGIGRKGSY; from the coding sequence ATGAAACCCGTTTATTACACGGTTATCTTAGGATTTTTGCTGTTTTCTATAAAGATATTTTCTCAAGAATACCCTCTTGGTAAGCCTATTATCAAAGAAGGGATGGAAATTCAAGGTGTTTATCTTCAACCTATCACTATGGACACACCGAAAGTAAATCATGCTATGTCTCACCTCTCTGCAGACAAAGCTGATATTCATTTAGAAGCAGATATCCACGCCGTTGAAGAGAACCCAAATGGTTTTGCTGAAGGTGATTGGATTCCTTATCTAAGTATAGAATATACTATTACTAAACTCGGTGTGAAACAACAATCGCAATCAGGAATATTTATGCCAATGGTGGCTAGTGATGGTCCACACTACGGTGAAAATATCAAATTATATGGCCCCGGTAAATATCGTGTTACCTACAGAATTTACTCACCTTCTTACAATAAACAAGTCACATTTGGTCGTCATATCGATAAAGAAACTGGAGTGGCGCCTTGGTTTAAACCGTTTGAAGTTTCGTGGGATTTTCAATATGCGGGTATAGGTCGTAAAGGTAGTTATTAA